One window of Elaeis guineensis isolate ETL-2024a chromosome 11, EG11, whole genome shotgun sequence genomic DNA carries:
- the LOC105053515 gene encoding SAP-like protein BP-73 isoform X1, giving the protein MLGGYLVSDGKCLPCSGMSGRMSFPSYFHNGDPILYRGTNVLLKTFPVYGPRRVSFVCNSNNQRRSPDFSRRRKGSSGGKIKQFQDQENSENIEEANLSSSENGPLLSLVSNPRYQATATPGRREKEIVELFRKVQVQLRERAAIKEEKKIEAAQQGQAERGTVDSLLKLLRKHSVDQKKKSGGEEDFNLDQPERSNQFEDEQNSNIFGPNNITSEDVREPDPVPFTRPASNFRRKSPVPRVKFQSVLSAEEDVSFTSSLKSQEKERKTGNNEPQLAPDPESISLDGPDEVYFVDQSALMELLKRPANHLR; this is encoded by the coding sequence GTTATCTAGTCTCTGATGGGAAATGCCTTCCGTGCTCAGGGATGTCAGGAAGAATGAGTTTTCCATCATATTTTCATAACGGGGATCCCATACTCTATCGGGGCACTAATGTCCTATTGAAGACCTTCCCTGTTTATGGTCCAAGAAGGGTGTCCTTTGTCTGTAATTCTAATAACCAAAGGAGGAGCCCAGATTTTTCAAGACGACGGAAGGGGTCTTCCGGGGGCAAGATCAAGCAATTCCAAGATCAAGAAAACTCTGAGAACATTGAAGAAGCAAATCTTTCGTCTTCTGAAAATGGGCCACTGCTTTCTCTGGTCAGCAATCCCAGGTATCAGGCTACTGCCACTCCAGGACGAAGGGAGAAGGAGATTGTTGAGCTGTTCAGAAAAGTCCAAGTCCAGCTACGCGAGCGGGCAGCTatcaaggaagagaagaagattgAAGCTGCCCAACAAGGGCAGGCAGAGAGGGGAACCGTCGATTCCCTTCTAAAGTTATTAAGGAAGCATTCAGTTGACCAGAAGAAGAAGAGTGGTGGAGAAGAAGATTTTAATCTTGACCAGCCGGAGAGAAGCAATCAAtttgaggatgagcaaaattcaaatatttttgGCCCTAATAATATCACGTCAGAGGACGTTCGTGAACCAGACCCAGTTCCCTTTACTAGGCCGGCATCAAATTTCAGACGCAAATCTCCTGTCCCTAGAGTAAAGTTCCAATCTGTGTTGTCAGCTGAGGAGGATGTCAGCTTCACTTCATCTTTGAAATctcaagaaaaagagaggaagacagGAAACAATGAGCCACAGCTGGCTCCTGATCCAGAGTCCATATCATTGGACGGACCTGATGAAGTATATTTTGTTGATCAATCTGCACTGATGGAACTTCTGAAGAGACCAGCAAATCATCTGCGATAG
- the LOC105053515 gene encoding SAP-like protein BP-73 isoform X2, which translates to MLGGMSGRMSFPSYFHNGDPILYRGTNVLLKTFPVYGPRRVSFVCNSNNQRRSPDFSRRRKGSSGGKIKQFQDQENSENIEEANLSSSENGPLLSLVSNPRYQATATPGRREKEIVELFRKVQVQLRERAAIKEEKKIEAAQQGQAERGTVDSLLKLLRKHSVDQKKKSGGEEDFNLDQPERSNQFEDEQNSNIFGPNNITSEDVREPDPVPFTRPASNFRRKSPVPRVKFQSVLSAEEDVSFTSSLKSQEKERKTGNNEPQLAPDPESISLDGPDEVYFVDQSALMELLKRPANHLR; encoded by the coding sequence GGATGTCAGGAAGAATGAGTTTTCCATCATATTTTCATAACGGGGATCCCATACTCTATCGGGGCACTAATGTCCTATTGAAGACCTTCCCTGTTTATGGTCCAAGAAGGGTGTCCTTTGTCTGTAATTCTAATAACCAAAGGAGGAGCCCAGATTTTTCAAGACGACGGAAGGGGTCTTCCGGGGGCAAGATCAAGCAATTCCAAGATCAAGAAAACTCTGAGAACATTGAAGAAGCAAATCTTTCGTCTTCTGAAAATGGGCCACTGCTTTCTCTGGTCAGCAATCCCAGGTATCAGGCTACTGCCACTCCAGGACGAAGGGAGAAGGAGATTGTTGAGCTGTTCAGAAAAGTCCAAGTCCAGCTACGCGAGCGGGCAGCTatcaaggaagagaagaagattgAAGCTGCCCAACAAGGGCAGGCAGAGAGGGGAACCGTCGATTCCCTTCTAAAGTTATTAAGGAAGCATTCAGTTGACCAGAAGAAGAAGAGTGGTGGAGAAGAAGATTTTAATCTTGACCAGCCGGAGAGAAGCAATCAAtttgaggatgagcaaaattcaaatatttttgGCCCTAATAATATCACGTCAGAGGACGTTCGTGAACCAGACCCAGTTCCCTTTACTAGGCCGGCATCAAATTTCAGACGCAAATCTCCTGTCCCTAGAGTAAAGTTCCAATCTGTGTTGTCAGCTGAGGAGGATGTCAGCTTCACTTCATCTTTGAAATctcaagaaaaagagaggaagacagGAAACAATGAGCCACAGCTGGCTCCTGATCCAGAGTCCATATCATTGGACGGACCTGATGAAGTATATTTTGTTGATCAATCTGCACTGATGGAACTTCTGAAGAGACCAGCAAATCATCTGCGATAG